A genomic window from Hyla sarda isolate aHylSar1 chromosome 8, aHylSar1.hap1, whole genome shotgun sequence includes:
- the LOC130285269 gene encoding E3 ubiquitin/ISG15 ligase TRIM25-like: MASAALRDEVDCSICLDTYTDPVMLRCGHNFCQVCIDQFLDTQEGSGVYSCPECREEFQDRSALMRNIALRNIIENFLLTEQRRTETGIFCTYCGHCVHSTVPAVKSCLHCEASLCDDHLRTHNKSPEHVLSEPRNSLENKKCSVHKKVLEYYCTEDAACNCVSCLIGEHNGHKMESLDQASKNKKEKLRNILQKMTIKRKETEERVQSLEERRRKAQEKAAVEVERVTALVTDMRRRLDDLEKKVLSEIFRQEKEESLSLSALIHQLEIKKNELSRKMRHIEELCNMADPMTVLQEPDTGDLCDPEEDGGDEDTGGHDKTHDGDDLDVTVISDTFHTLCDIISGIRIYGEGPADIILDINTAQNNLLISDDLKTATGTEEKQNRPERVKRFQCPQVMSRRTFSSGLVLLGLQMDTDKLSAVLD, translated from the exons ATGGCTTCTGCTGCTCTGAGAGACGAAgtggactgttccatctgtctggacacttatacagatcctgtaaTGCTGAGATGTGGACACAACTTCTGCCAGGTCTGTATTGATCAGTTCCTGGATACACAGGAGGGGTCTGGAGTTTATTCCTGTCCTGAATGCAGAGAAGAGTTTCAGGAtcggtctgcactgatgaggaACATCGCTCTGAGGAACATAATAGAGAACTTCCTGCTTACTGAACAAAGAAGGACAGAAACCGGGATCTTCTGCACTTACTGT ggccactgtgtgcaCTCCACTGTACCTGCTGTGAAATCCTGTCTGCACTGTGAGGCTTCTCTGTGTGACGATCACCTGAGAACTCACAACAAGTCACCAGAACACGTCTTATCTGAGCCCAGAAATTCTCTGGAGAACAAGAAATGTTCTGTCCATAAGAAGGTCCTGGAATATTACTGCACTGAGGACGCTGCTTGTAACTGTGTGTCCTGTCTGATCGGTGAACACAATGGACATAAGATGGAGTCACTAGATCAGGCTTCTAAAAACAAGAAGGAGAAACTGAGGAATATTCTCCAGAAAATGACCATAAAGAGAAAGGAGACTGAGGAGAGAGTCCAGAGTCTGGAGGAGCGCAGGAGAAAAGCTCAAGAAAAAGCAGCTGTAGAAGTGGAGAGAGTCACTGCCCTGGTTACAGACATGAGGAGACGGCTGGATGACCTGGAGAAGAAGGTCCTGAGTGAGATCTTCAGGCAGGAAAAGGAAGAGTCGCTATCACTGTCTGCTCTGATCCATCAGCTGGAAATAAAGAAGAACGAGCTGTCCAGGAAGATGAGACACATTGAGGAGCTGTGTAACATGGCGGATCCAATGACTGTCTTACAGGAACCAGACACAGGTGACTTGTGTGATCCTGAGGAGGACggaggtgatgaggacacagggggACATGATAAGACACATGATGGGGATGATCTGGATGTGACTGTGATCTCAGACACATTCCACACATTATGTGACATAATATCAGGTATAAGGATCTATGGGGAGGGTCCTGCAgacataatactggatataaaCACAGCTCAAAATAATCTCCTTATATCAGACGACCTGAAAACTGCAACCGGGACAGAAGAGAAGCAGAATCGTCCAGAAAGGGTGAAGAGATTCCAGTGTCCTCAGGTGATGAGCAGAAGGACATTCTCctcaggactagtgttgctc GGGCTGCAGATGGATacagataagttgtctgcagtattggattga